TAGTTTTTATGTGTAGCATTATCTCTGTTTACCTCACTGCCTCCATCAGGTGAACTTGGTGCTGAGTCACGATAACAGTGACATGCAAGCAGAAAAGGCGGACAGACGAGAATTTGTCTCTCTGCTTAAGAGCATGCTGCTGATAGATGCTGAAGACAGGACCGTTCCCTCTAATGTCCTCAATCACCCCTTTCTCACTATGACTCATCTTCTGGACTACCCACATAGCAACTAGTAAGGCCGCAGCAACTGGAACAAGTTTTTTCCCTTCatgcttttgtttattttttgtgacTAGCAAAGGAATTGAATAAACGCATCATGAATCACAGTCATACCACTAACACTTCTTTTGTTTTCCCCTCTCTACCCAGTGTGCAGTCATCTTTCCGCATTATGGACATGTGCCACGCTCGGCCCAGCAATGCAGTTTTTGACGCTCTGAACCAGAACACCATTCATTACTCAAGACCCCCACTCGCCCCCACCGCCTCCTCTGGCCTTCCCCTGGGTTACAGCAACATACCAGTCCACACTCAGGTTAGATGCTGGATTTGTGTGCtagtagttttgagcagggcagtgtcttgattatttttattatttatattattattattggcactacatgtttttcttagtaaTGAGATCAGAAGAACTCcctttatttgtttaaataagATTTTTGTGTAATATTTCTTTACCATTGCTTGTTGCCCTTTTCAGAACATGGCAAGCTGTAGCGTAACGTAGTACACAATGTTACTCTTTGTATTTGTGTCAGTCATTGTAGTGGTCTTTGTAGGTCTTTATTATCCACCCtaactttttttaaatctcttctcCATTTCTCTATTGCAGCCTATAACCCAATCAGCTCCCTCAGTGTTGCATCCTGGGATAGCTCTAACAACTGGTAATGGTCAGTTTGGGTGCAGTGACTCATTCCCACCTGCCTTGCTTCTTTGCCCTCCCACCATGCAAGGTATTTACACTGCTTCTTACaataattacacatttttagggcccgagcaccgaattgaaacccttaggattattattattatttattttccccTTCTAAGatcacatttttgggggccttaccACGCCCCAAAACTCatcaaacttggtagaaaaattcattcgcccgaaaaatttcgaaatttgctgacttttgaaatgcacatgggaaaatggctctatatcgccccctaacgcatagcccctctggccagtttgacacaggattatgaaaattggcacacatatctatcaccccaagatgcacaaaaaagtctcttggaccccccctccaaacccaacaggaagtccaacattttgaattttgcagccatttttggcgatttgtgaccctcctacaaaacttttcacgccttgcatgcttcatccaatccagctgaaattcactgtgtccactcaggacaccatagggaataggtGCATTCCAAAaatctttcaaaagtgttacggtATGGCGGgagcgtggcctcaaagttgaccatctgccattacaaaggaacttgctctttGCAGTACCATCCACATagttcatgcaatgtggacaaaattttacagtactgctatggacccgagtctgaacagatatatatttgctaataggatgatatggtcatagcgccacctactggcaacaggaacattatcttgtaaacatgtgtttgttgtacatctctgtaACTGAGCATAGGAGACGAGActagaggagaggagacagcgatggccctgcggatcgcaaggtgtgcgagggcccgcaatgctgcttggagctttaattttttatttttcatgtttcatagAAGGGTGGAAAATGGAAggaatagattttttttcttttgcagaaatactgtgtgtatatatatatattttgttttacatCTTTTTAAGGCAACCTCAATCAACCAGCTGGTTACTCTGTCCCCATGGTAACTCAAGCTCCTCCTATTCAGCCTCTACCAGTGAGGCCTGGTGTTATAGCTCAGGTAAGATGCAGGCTTAAATTTGGTAACATCAGCATTTCTGTTTTGGGGGGAGCTGGAACACATCCCCCTTCCCCATCTTCATTCTCTGTCCATGTAGCAGGCGTGGTCTAGCCGGGGGCAGCAGCTCCTTGTCCCAGCAGCCTGGCAACAGATGACTCCAGTTggccctcctccctctcacccacctccaccaccaccatcctccTTAACCAGTGACACTGCAGCGGGGCCACAGAGGATCAGCGACTGGGGGTGAGTCATCAATTGAGTCACACAGACTGGATGTCTGTGGAAAATCCCCCTTTCTAAGACTTACTAAAATTTCCTGTTGCATTCATTTTGCATATGGGTTATTCAATAACCATTTTTTTACTATTTGTTCGGATACACTTTCATGGCACGTAGTATATCCATATCATACATTTTTCCCAAAGTTCAAatcattatttttctttaaacaggAAAATGCGTCCACACAACAGCCACTACAATGCAGTGATGCAGCAGCCTCTTCTGACTAATCAGATGCCAGCCCTGTCTGCCCATCAGCCAATCAACATTGGCATAGCTCATGTTGTGTGGCCTCAGCCAGCCAAtaaaagaaacagacacagtcacaatAGGTGAGATTGTGCCCCCTGAGTCATGATGTTAAGGTTCACTGCTGTGACATTTCATGAATATATGAAATATCAATCATTCTGTTTAAAGGAACCTGTCCCACCCCAGCAACATCCACATATCCACATGTCGGACTCCCAAAATGGCTGACGTTGTTGGACAGGCAGCGGCAGGAAGGGAGCAGCCCCAGAGAGAGGTTCCTCTTGTGGAAACCAGGCGTCCGGAAGTTCAGAACACagacgaggaggaagacgacacagaggaagaagtgaGCTGTTTCAAAGAGGAGTTGCCAAGTGGCAACAGACAGTTGGATTTTGCCAGACAGCCTCAGCGTGATGTGGCAGTCCTGATGGGTGATACACCAAGCCCTGCTCCCAGTGTGATTAGCATCCGAAGTGATCTGACCGATGCAGAGgatgagggtggaggaggaggaaacccTCAGAAGTGCTGTCTAAATGAGTGAGTATAATCGAAACAATAAATCCAGTCAGAGTATCTGAACTGTGTTATCTGGTGTATCTGTTTCAAGCAAAGCACCAACTAAGAAAACTTTCATACTTTCCACAGATGtaaagaggagtgtgtgtgcgagGCTTGCAGAGATACCAGTGTGTCTATGGAGAGAGTGTGTTCCCTTAGCAGCCCTGACAGCAGCCTCAGCACCAGTTCATTTGCATCCAACTCACTTCAGTCGAGCCCTTCAGTTTCACCATGCAAGAGACCTAACAGGTTTGTGGGTGTACATTAACCAAATGAAATAACAAATTATTTTTGTGAAGAACATTAACATATATTTCTTTCTCGGTTCAGCATGTCTGAGGATGATGGCCATGAGAGTGGCTGTGACACAGTAGAAGGCTCCCCCACATCTGACACGTCAACTTCCCCACGTGACAACAGTTCCTACCATTACCTTGACAACAGTAACCACAACAACCGCCCACCTTTGGCTGCCATAGTAGCAAAACTGCCTTCCCCTACTCTGCAGGGCAGGAGCCCTCGTGGCATCAGGACAATGGTAGTTCCACCAATGAGAGTGCAGAATAATAACACTCATGGGACAGAGGAGCGTGTTCAGAGAACAggtcagtgtttatttttccaAGAAAGATTCTGTTTAACATTGTGACGTGCTTGTACATGTTTGTTATTTAGCTCTAAGCATAAGTGTGTCTTCCTTGACACCTGTCACCTGTGCTTTGATGGTTTCTGCTTTACAGGTCATATGGAATCAGTGGGGGCTTACCGCCCCCTAGTGGGTCATAGAGGCTTTAACAGGTGATCAAGAGACACCAGCAGAGAACTGATCATGCTGTGGTCTGATACCTCAGAGATGCATCTATTATAGACAATGTTAGCATTGCCTGAGAATCCTACTTTAGGACTTTACCCCCAGTATGGTAGAAGGCAGTCTCTAAAATGTCTTAACTTCTgtttaaaaatctaaaataattCAAACATGGCTGAGGCAACACGTCCACTGTTTTATGATAGAGTGGTAAGGCTAAGACTGAGAAAGTTAATTCAACAGGAGCAAACATTGTGCTGTTTAATTGATGGAGGGAAAGAGATGCATTTCATTTGGTACTGGGctagagttttcttttttcctctctctgctggttCTTGTCCTACAGCGAAAGTTGAGGCTGAGGCTCTGATGTGTGATCAGTTTCACCGTCCTGTGCATGTTGAGTTCAGTAAAACTGATACAGATCAGAGTCTATGGATCAACTTTGCTTTTAGGTGCCATTTTTCTGAGTGCAagtattcttttattttatcatcTACTTTAATGATGCCGTGTTATGTGGAGATTCTcagctttttaaaaagtgaCACATAAGACTAGTGACAGCAGAAATTAGTCATGGTTCAATTGTATAACATCACATACTGTATCTTTAGAAGAGGCGTGACAAAATTTTATAAAATGCAGTATTTGAAAGGGTTGGTATGTCTCATCAAGGTAGAAAGTTTTCTGCAGATTAAATACATAACCCTCAAGAATGATATTTTGTTTGAACTGAGAATATGTTTGTATTCAAGGACCATGTTTCATAATCTCACTGAACAAAGCTGTTTGCTCTTGTGTGCATTCTTCTTTTATATCTTTGTTTGGCTTTCTTTACTGTCTTTAGCCTTGCAGACCATGTGGACTAAAAAGACCATCTGTGTTTTGCCAAGATCTGGATGTGCATATACCTAACTAGCTTCTGTCTTTCGTCTGTCCCAGTCTCAGAGTCCTGGTCCCGGTTCAAAGGACGCTGCAACATCATAGGACAACAGAGCACTCCATCCTCCAtccccctcctcccatccgcccCCCTCCTGTCCCGGCAGCAGAAGGTGACAGGGCAGCAGCACCCTCTGGGTTTTGGACAGGTCCGTTcagtttttctttgtatttccAGCATGAAAGCTAAGCCAATCTAGCTCATTGCTCACTCTGCCTTCATACATATAGTCATACAGAAGTAACATGAAGCATGACTTGGATGTTTATCAGTGTGTCATCGTGCCTGTCTGTTGTCTTTCCCAGGTGCAACCTTACGGTTCAAACCACAGCAACAAAGAATGGAACGGCAACTATGGGCCTCTGCGACCACACGCATATATCCCCCctactgtccacacacacaccttcacacatctgacacacagcagccccacacacacttccaccGCCCCACATACGCAGGCCATGCCTGCACACACCCTACTGTCCTACCCTCCCAACGGCCCCCTCACTGCcgcccaccacccccaccccatcaTGTCATctcgccctcctcctccccctctcctccagcATGGCTACAGTCTGTCCCACCCCCAAGGAGGCGCTATAGTTCACCAGGTGACCCTGGGCATCAGCACCCATCCGCACCACCCTGGACACCCTGCTCCCCTCCCACACAGGCTCCTACCCTCCCCGACCATCCATCCACACCACCAGCCTGGCTACGGCCACCACCCACACCAGTTCAAgcctcccttccctcctccgCCACCCCCTCCTCACCCCTACATGGCTTCTCCAGCTGCCTACACAGGCTTCCCTCTGAGCCCCACCAAGCTCAGCCACCACCCCCAGTTCTCCTATATCTGAGAAGCAGGATGGGGCCGCAGCACTACCTTCTGGTCAGGAAGGGCAATAGGAAATGGACCGGGGCTGAGACCTGGGCAGGTAGAGCTAGCAGCAGAGCACAAAATGGACACCtgtgaagatgaggaagaataTAAATATGGCTAACAAGATGTTGTTCTAAGTACAAAGATAATTTGTAATGTGGAGATTCAAGTCAGTGATCACTTTTGATTGTCAGAGCAACTTCATCTCTGAAAGACTTTAAAATCATGTCAGCTAGCGGAGGAAACGCCAAGAGATTAAAACTGCAAAGCTTTATAAAAGATCATTACAAGAGTGGAATTCACATACAATGATAAGGAAACTTTAATTAAGAATGTGTCCTTTGCACGTTACCTCCTGTCCTTGGTCGTTGTTCAGAGAATGTCATCCAATTCAAGGCTGGAAATCATCTGTTCTTGCTGTCAGGCTGCGCAGCCTCCCCTCCCCTTTATCTTTGTTGCCTTGTAGCATGTGCAAGCCGCTCAGATCTGTATGTTAAGCCATCCCAGTCTGTATTAATCAGGATTGAATGCTCCTGTCTTTGTTTCAGGCAGACATTTGCTACTGCCACCTTCTAGTGCCTTAAAACCAGAGTCTATGGTGTTACTTCAGGAGCATGTAGATTGCAGATCTAAATGGGCTTGTAGCACTTAACCTTCAGACTCTAAGATAGATTTAGAGGAGGGTTATGGTAAtgcttgtgtttatgttttaatgttggACTTCAGTTTGCTTTCTAACTCAGAGTATGGATTTACTTTAGCTAGAGGCTGCACATAGGGCTTTGACTGAATGAGCTTTTTATGTACATAAAGAGTGATTTGATATTTTGATAATCGATTTCTATTCACTATAGTACTTAATTCACAACAGTATTGTCACTGTTTACTGTAACTGCAATACAATCTAGATAGACTCTGGgttgctgtgttttattgtttaggCTAGATGTTAGATTTTGGGAGTGgcttagatttaaaaaaaaaaggtttttactTTTAAATGCTTCTCAGTGTTTGAAATAACCTGTCAACTTACAGTATCATTGCTGTGCTATTGAGTATTAGAGTTGTATTGATAATTGAAATTTGTGTGAGATGTCCATGTATTAAAGCCTCTTGTCAGTTTTGATACATTCCTTCAGGGTGGATGCATAGCCTCGatttttgttgtgtattttttggttgtttttatttttcctttcccAAGTGTGTAGTAGAGCTACGTCTTTACCTGTCGTATCAGCTGGTATTTTACTCCAATCAGCACCAAAGACTGTTCATTAATCATTTCTGAAGCATGGTCGTTGATATTTCTCCTTTCACCTCCAGCATAACTGTTGCAGTCATCAACATTGGAATATATTGTGAGATCTCTATTTTACAAAAAATGAGGTtgaggtttttatttttctgagctATGTTTGGCAAATCATATTTGGAATGTATAGATAATAAGCTGCTATGTACTGATTATCTGCCACTTCGTAGCTGTGAATTTAGAGGATTAATCTACTTCTAGCCTGCATTCTCTCTTTTGTATTGTAGTACTGACTAGATACAATTAGAAGTGGGTTTTATTTGGATCATGGAGTATATTGAATGCTATTCATATATGCTAGTGCCTCTGTATATTGGCTTTGTTGTTTTGAAGTGATTGTAAACTGCTGTAATGgaagttttactttttttattctgttgctttttggtgtgtgtgttttctgtgtgtgtatttagcaTCAGTATTTCACATGTAGGATGGGTTCACTCTTCAAATCTGTAATTGGTGTGTTGTTGAcgtgttgttgttttccttctgaTGACATGGCTTTTTTCTCGTTATTGGACTGTATTTGCAACTCTTCGTACTGTACAACTAGTGCCTTtcttccaaaaacaaaaaagtggcTGATTGATGATGTGTCATGATGATATCAAAGCAGTTGGAAATTTGTAGACAGttccttttttaaatttttgtttttaaggggATCAGCTCCTTATTTTCACATCACAAAACCCCAAAGTTGTGTGGTTGTTGGACTGAGATAAGGTCTgaaaacaatcttttttttctttttttttttttgttctaaacAGAATCCTAAGAAAGTACAAGTCAGGGAATGTTTCATTGTGCTCACCAGGAACACCGTGCAGTAAAATATAGGGCCTGAACATACACAAATGCAAAGCTTTATTCTCACACAGTGAATGTATTTGTGGAACATCCGTTTGGGGTTTGTTGCATTTCTGTTAGCATCACAGCATTTTCTCTCAATTTTGCGATTAGGTGATGATAAGTGTTGTATGCAGCTATCACCATAGGTAGATATCATACGTTTCAGTCAGGGTTTCTTTGAAATGCTTTATCTTTAAGTCGTACTCATCCAGTAGTCTACTTATTGTATTACATTATAATGGATTGTTATGTTGCTTAAGTAatgggtgttttgttttttgtttgtgtactcTTCTCATATGCCTGTGTCGACGGGAAGACACACTGTTTAGCTCAGTGCAGTCTAGAATTGTTATGATAAGTTTGTGGTATGGCCACAGTAGAGTGTTTAACCCTGTGGTGTGTACCCTCTCTTGTCGACTCccgttgtgtgtctgtcagcacaggcGACGAGCTGTAATCTCTAACCACTTTAGGTTGATTGCATAGGACAGGTAATACCCCCCCGGCCCACGCCCCCGCTGACAGTTACGTTACCAAAGACACCAGAGGGTTACACAGTCCTGGATCCAAAGCTCAACAAGCAAATGGAGTCCAGCAGCCTTAAGTAACAATGCAGGCCTTGTGTAGTTCAATTGAGAATCCAGTCCTTTCATAACAAATAGAAACAATCAGAGAATTAAGCCGgactgctgatgttttgggccCCAGGCCTGCTTTTATCGGGGCCCCTACATATTAAATCAACCAAATCAACACATCTCATTTGGGTCCTGGACTAATAACTAAATCAGTCAACAGCTATCTAATTAATTGGTTGACATTTATTGTATTTAGATAAATCTATGTAGACACGATTGCTAAATTTTAAACTGTTACTGTTCTAAATATTTGTAGTTTTGTGTGGCTTTATGATTTTcatgttttgattgtttttattttcatgctaCACTAGTTTGACATGTAGCAACTGCACTGTGCAATATACAACAATATATGAGGACTGGGAAAATGAATTGTTTTGGATGTAATGATGTGTGTCTTACCAGTTTGCGGTCGTTTTCCTCCTTCACCCCTTCCCCTAGTtctcagtgagtttcagtgtgACCAAGCCTTATGTACTTTGTCACAAAAAGCGGGTTCCTTCTTGGTGACTCTTATTGGTGAGTGTCAAATTATGAATTGATGGTGTACTTTGTCAAGATTcactttgaattaaaaaaaaatcttttgctTCAGTTactgtgtgttgtctttgttgaTGCAGTAACTATCCATTAGTTTAAGGAtcaaaataaatgaacatgaTTGTTCTGAATGAGGTGACCTCAATGACTGTCTGTCTTTTAGCAATGACATataatgattaaataaataGGGTTGGGTTAACCTTACTAATGTTACTGCTGTTTCCATCTCCCAATAAGCGATGTGAAACTGAAACGATGTTTATGTGTGATATTCTGTATAAATACACTCTAGGAATGAGATGGTCAGGTGATTTATGTCCCTTATGGCTCGAACTGCTCAGTGATTTGAGTTggttttgtgtttaaaataaaaaaaatgtgagcatTTTTTTAGACaaagtaagtttttttttcaaacaaaccAACATCTGACACCTCCCTCTGTGCAGGTCACCTGATTATATATAACCGTGTTGTTTACAAACGTGGAGTCCTGGGTGGGGTGTATTCAGCaaaattattgttttttccACAGTAAATTAGGCGCAGGGGAATCCAGGAGAGTTTATGTGGCATAGCACTATATGATGACTATATACCTTCCACACCCACCAGAGGGCGCTGCCTCCCGCTTTCAGGCAAACATCCAACACAGCACCTTTCACTTCAATGATGCAGAGTAGCTTGAAGCTTACAGCTCCATAAAGAGGGAAGAAATACATCATAAGTGAGTTGGCTCGTCACTCTTCTCCGTTTGAGACATTAGTCGTACTGTTATGACTAGTGTCACCCTGCCATTTTGACAGTAATTGCGCCAAACACGCAGCCTGTTACTACCTGCTACAAGCTGCGTCAAGGTAGCCGAAGTTAGCCAAAACGCCCCCGGAAGTAAGTTACTCCACTAAATTAATTTGTTAGCTAACAACGGTAAAACTAGTGCCACCAAATGATATGTTCCTTCCACTACAAGACCTTAAGGGAAGTTATATGGTGGTCTGCACCTCTGAGTCTGTTCCTTCCACTGGAACATCCTTGCCAGTGActtttaggttttg
This window of the Parambassis ranga chromosome 6, fParRan2.1, whole genome shotgun sequence genome carries:
- the LOC114437515 gene encoding homeodomain-interacting protein kinase 3-like isoform X4; its protein translation is MLWMIRFTGLTEGMASQVLVYPSHLHSAQTSALGTSSSGTSRHTGEAHRINNTSRAFQHRPPLKTYVIGVNYGIAYPNNVIPSSTGADSGRLHSGLQLGEREQWALQSAVIHREESVAEGPAGSQDQQILCPQEVRIFKDSGGTPSGGGLDCGLLRRACIGGEDEERRTRRVKAGGYISLPDTGATQRCEEKTSEIGEHPQEKNCAGTMQIVEEASALPSLPPPVAMLQTSTGNNAETIRVVGGGTVPTQHNRAEAVTGIGIRVDGTEIRPNGSTGAVAGATVARDGSVDGDYQLVQHEVLCSLKNSYEVLEFLGRGTFGQVVKCWKRGTNEVVAVKILKNHPSYARQGQIEVEILARLSSENAEEHNVVRALECFQHRGHTCLVFEMLEQNLYDFLKQNKFSPLPLKIIRPILQQVATALKKLKSLGLIHADLKPENIMLVDPSRQPYRVKVIDFGSASHVSKAVCSTYLQSRYYRAPEIILGLPFCEAIDMWSLGCVIAELFLGWPLYPGALEYDQIRYISQTQGLPPEQLLNKGTKTARFFSKESDSPYASWRLKTTEEHEKETGLKSKEARKYIFSCLDDIAHVNLVLSHDNSDMQAEKADRREFVSLLKSMLLIDAEDRTVPSNVLNHPFLTMTHLLDYPHSNYVQSSFRIMDMCHARPSNAVFDALNQNTIHYSRPPLAPTASSGLPLGYSNIPVHTQPITQSAPSVLHPGIALTTGNGQFGCSDSFPPALLLCPPTMQGNLNQPAGYSVPMVTQAPPIQPLPVRPGVIAQAWSSRGQQLLVPAAWQQMTPVGPPPSHPPPPPPSSLTSDTAAGPQRISDWGKMRPHNSHYNAVMQQPLLTNQMPALSAHQPINIGIAHVVWPQPANKRNRHSHNRNLSHPSNIHISTCRTPKMADVVGQAAAGREQPQREVPLVETRRPEVQNTDEEEDDTEEEVSCFKEELPSGNRQLDFARQPQRDVAVLMGDTPSPAPSVISIRSDLTDAEDEGGGGGNPQKCCLNECKEECVCEACRDTSVSMERVCSLSSPDSSLSTSSFASNSLQSSPSVSPCKRPNSMSEDDGHESGCDTVEGSPTSDTSTSPRDNSSYHYLDNSNHNNRPPLAAIVAKLPSPTLQGRSPRGIRTMVVPPMRVQNNNTHGTEERVQRTVSESWSRFKGRCNIIGQQSTPSSIPLLPSAPLLSRQQKVTGQQHPLGFGQVQPYGSNHSNKEWNGNYGPLRPHAYIPPTVHTHTFTHLTHSSPTHTSTAPHTQAMPAHTLLSYPPNGPLTAAHHPHPIMSSRPPPPPLLQHGYSLSHPQGGAIVHQVTLGISTHPHHPGHPAPLPHRLLPSPTIHPHHQPGYGHHPHQFKPPFPPPPPPPHPYMASPAAYTGFPLSPTKLSHHPQFSYI